From Cricetulus griseus strain 17A/GY chromosome 1 unlocalized genomic scaffold, alternate assembly CriGri-PICRH-1.0 chr1_0, whole genome shotgun sequence, a single genomic window includes:
- the LOC103161777 gene encoding olfactory receptor 2A1/2A42: MEENHTMVTEFVLLGFCLGPKIHRILFASFSLFYAFTLLGNGAILGIICQNSRLHTPMYFFLSHLAIVDIAYACNTVPQMLVNLLDPAKPISFAGCMTQTFLFLAFAHTECLLLLVMSYDRLVAICHPLRYSSIMGWRDCAGLVITSWACGSLLGMVHMSLILRLPFCGPHEINHFFCEILSVLKLACADTTLNKVVIFAASVFILVGPLCFVLVSYTRILVSVLRMQSAEGRRKAFSTCSSHLCVVGLFFGSAIVMYMAPKSQHPEEQQKILFLIYSFFNPMLNPLIYSLRNAEVKGALRRVLCKETHSQLV; encoded by the coding sequence ATGGAGGAAAACCACACAATGGTCACAGAGTTTGTCCTGCTTGGATTCTGCCTTGGCCCAAAGATTCACCGAATTCTTTTTGCATCTTTCTCACTCTTCTATGCCTTCACCCTGCTGGGGAATGGGGCCATCCTTGGGATAATCTGTCAAAACTCCAGACTCCAcactcccatgtacttcttcctgtCCCACCTTGCCATCGTTGACATTGCCTATGCCTGCAACACCGTGCCCCAGATGCTGGTGAACCTTCTAGATCCAGCCAAACCCATCTCCTTTGCTGGCTGCATGACACAGACCTTTCTCTTTTTGGCTTTTGCACACACAGAATGTCTCCTCCTCTTGGTGATGTCCTATGATCGGCTTGTGGCCATCTGTCACCCGCTCCGATATTCTTccatcatgggctggagagactgtGCTGGTCTGGTTATCACATCCTGGGCTTGTGGCTCACTCCTTGGTATGGTTCATATGAGCCTCATCCTGAGGCTGCCCTTCTGTGGGCCCCATGAAATCAATCACTTCTTCTGTGAAATCCTGTCTGTCCTCAAGCTGGCCTGTGCTGACACAACACTCAACAAAGTTGTCATCTTTGCAGCTTCTGTGTTCATCTTAGTGGGCCCCCTGTGTTTTGTACTGGTCTCCTACACACGCATCCTAGTGTCTGTTCTGAGGATGCAGTCAGCAGAGGGCCGAAGAAAGGCCTTCTCCACTTGCTCTTCCCACCTCTGTGTGGTTGGGCTCTTCTTTGGCAGCGCCATTGTCATGTACATGGCCCCCAAGTCTCAGCACCCCGAGGAGCAGCAGAAGATCCTTTTCCTGATTTACAGTTTTTTCAACCCAATGCTGAACCCCTtgatctacagcctgaggaatgCTGAGGTCAAGGGTGCCCTGAGAAGGGTTCTGTGCAAAGAAACTCATTCCCAGTTGGTGTGA